The Branchiostoma lanceolatum isolate klBraLanc5 chromosome 1, klBraLanc5.hap2, whole genome shotgun sequence genomic sequence actgttcttattgtgcggtctaccataggcaggaaattcgcacctctgcgttaatcgccctaacgtgattttaatttcgctttgacatgccgtaataacgcagactctaggcggctgatggttacaggatggctgatagttacggggtggctgcaaaaagtgtattatttagccccccaaaaagccacttcagagtctgcaacggaggctacatatTAGCAATGACAGACGCTTCATAAAACAAACTCACTTCACGATACTTCATGATGTTCAACATCTGGTATAGCATAATCATTAGTGCTCCAACATATCGTGTATAGCTATAGGTTAGTAAATGAGTGAGaataaaatgttacatgttacGCAGCATTTTGGAATGGAACCTGTTCAAATTTTGttcttttatcaaacattttattttcacatgTCAGAAATGGACATATTTTGAATCAACTGTGATCTTACATTTCAGCAATGGCAGACGTTTCatataacaaaagtttacattgTAAATCTATATAATTTCAAACACGCAAAGTATAGCATAATCATTAGTGTTCGAATACATATAGTGTAGGTAATAGTACGTTAGAAAATAAACAACCTTTACAATTAGGCACACTCGTTACAGTGAAGCACAATTTCTATAAATGAATGTtgaacagatgtacatgtatcttatataCTTATATGGCACCGATATCAACAATGCTGCCTGGATTAAGCATTAATTGTACTGCCTTCTTGCAATGTTAGAATataaaataacattttataGGATGTCAATATGAAATCAGGCGGAAGGGATATCCTATATCATAATTGACAGAATAAGTTTGTTACTGAGTTTTAAAACCTACTTATTTCTTTGCATTAGAAGTGTTTCTAAGAAAGTATACTCCACTCTGTGGCTAGATTCTTTGCCACACCACCAGAACTGTGATATTGCTTTTTACTCACACACTGGCGTTGAACACATGTAGTGTTCTCACACCCATTTCCCTTaggtccatatacatgtacatgtatgtatggtcgGCTAACGTTAACTTCTGTTGTCCTGTACCTGCACCCCGTACACATTTAGAGTTTCTCATCAGCGTGTTTAGACAGGTGCCGGACAACAGCTGATTTTCGAATAGCTAATCATATTCACACAGCTCATACTAGGGTTTCCCACCAGTATGAGTTTTCATATGTATGGATAGGTTATGCTTGCGAGCTGTTCTGAACCCGCACTTGCCACACGTGAATGGTTTCTCTCCAGAGTGTTTGGTTAGATGTCTCTTTAATgtgtatttctgtgcagcagaataatcgcactggccacacttgtagggttttacGCCAGTATGGCatctcatatgttttgataagtGAGACTTTTGAGTTgctctgtacccgcactccccacacatgaatgttttttctccagagtgttttgctagatgtcggtccaaattggatttctgtgcagcggaataatcacactggtcacatttgtagggtttttctcctgtatgagttctcatatgtatggATAACTTGAGcttttgagctgtcctgtacccgcacttgccacacttgtagggtttctcaccggtgtgtttgtcTAGATGGCTGTTTAAGGTGGATTTctttgcagcagaataatcacactggtcacacttgtagggcttttctcctgtgtgggttctcatatgttgggataagtgagactttttAGTTGTTCTGTAATTACATtccccacatatgtagggtttctctccagtatgctTGGCTACATGGTTGTCTAATGTGGATTTCTCTGCggcagagtagtcacactggtcacacttgtacggtttttcaccagtatgggttctcatgtgtctgGACATGTGACTCTTGTtaactgtcctgtacccgcactcgtcGCACAttaagggtttttctccagagtgtttCGCTAGATGACTGTCCAAATtgcatttctgtgcagcagaataatcacactggtcacacttgtagggtttttcaccagtatgggttctcatatgtctgtatAGGCTACCCCTGTCAGCTgacctgtacccgcactcgccacacatgaagggtttgtcACCAGCATGTTTGGCTAGATGGTTGTTTAATGTGGAtttctctgcagcagaatagtcacactggtcacatttgtagggtttttcacccgtatgggttctcatatgttttgataggtgatgcttgtgagctgtcctgtacccacactccccacacatgtagggtttctcaccagtgtgtttgacTAGATGTCGATCCAAATAATAtttttgtgcagcagaatagtcacactggtcacacttgtagagtttctcaccagtatgggttctcatatgttttgataggtgatgcttgtgagctgtcctgtacccacactcatCACACATAAAGGGTTTCTCAACCGAATGTTCTGATGGCTTTTCGTCCAAACTGGCTATGCTTTTCGTAGGATGGTCTTCTACATTGCTCTGATGTTTGTCCCCTAAAACtccagtaggagacccatcacaGAAGCTCTGGTCTacagcagtaggagacccatcacctgcctctgccatgtctaaccTATAATAGTATTTAAACGGATGAAAAATTTAAATGGTCAAACACATCAATCTTATTGCATTTTTATTCTGCtgatacaaaacaaaagttgcTCCAACAAGTGTTCAACCTCGACCGGAATCGTATGACGTCAAAACCTGACCCAGTTGAACTCtctgctgcccccccccccccccaatgttTATGAATCTTCTTTATCAACAGTTTTGCCAAAGCTGCATGCATGAcatggaaactttttttttattctaaaaAGGGTTTCCGTTGTCAGTCATATTTTGGTGATACTGTAGCACCCTTATTAGAGCTTTTCTAACACAAACGGCCCCTTTGTCCCGAACAACGTGGCTTGTGGTTTCGCCCTCCTCCCCAATTTTTACGAATCGAAAAGTTTTACGTTACGTCCTAATCTGACCCGTACACCATAGAAACGACCTATAGCCCCTCTGCTTTACGATAATATAGATGTGTAGCATATTTCAAGGTCTTACCTGCTTTTATTGTTGATTTTTCCCTTCACACAATCCGGCAAGCGTCTCTAACGAAGCAGCGGGTGAAAGGTGAACTGAGGGCGGGGTGAAAGGTTATATTTTGTACCTCGTTACCCAATTAGTGTGTGGGAAGTTCCACCTACATTTTAGGATGGTTGCACCCATTTGCTCACCTTTCTAGAATGTTtgggtatgtttatttttcttttctttctttctttctttctttctttcttcctttcttttttgtctccttcatcttctttctttctttctttgttaaaTCTGAACTTTTATAGGGTACTGTAATTTAGATGGGAGAAATCACCAATGGAGGTGGGTGGTATCTTGTGTAACAAAATAAACCTTTGACATATAATTATACTTCGGCGAGTGTTCTCTCCCTCTGTATCGACAGTTGCATTCTATTTCCCTAATCATTGCCGGGTTTAAGATTGCCTTCGTTGTCTTTGCCCACTTTTAAATTGAAAGTTCTTTGCGAATTCTTgctcgtaggctaattgcaagtacacgtacatgtaacacagagtggacggacaggaaatgatgaacaatgtaacatataactactctagtcttagctactgacactaagttccaACCTATTGAGTTCGGCTTCTTTTACCgtgacagtggaagacgaatggaaaagaaaaaaaaaaacgacattATAACCTTGAACCGCCAAAACCCAGGGCTCCTACTTTTAATGTCTGCGTATTTGGATAAGACTCGTCTTCCATATTTTCATTATAGGTGGGATATGTTTTGTAATTGTTTATTATGTCATGCTGTTGATTAATGTATAATCTAACATTCATTATTTAGGGAACGAAACCGTTTACTTTTAACCCTTCTGTAAGTCAGGTAACCCTGTGATATTTCTTTCAGATCTGCTAGAGAGAGTTGGAACGTTTTCACTTGCACAGTCGCATCTATCACACTCGATAAACATGAATTGAAACCTGTTCTTTTATTAAACTTACTAGCATATTTTCATTAACATTAGTAGAATCTTCTATTAAACTTactagcatatcattatcaacgTTAGTAGCATATTTCATTAAACTTATTAGCATATTTTGAATCAGCTGTGTTTTTACATATCGACCATGACAGACGCTTCATATAACACAAGCTTAGTTCACTATGATACATTTCAGGCATATCAGTCATAATTTTTCCAACATATAGTGTATATGCTAGTAAATAAGTAagcaagaaaaataaacatcacagcctTAAACTTAATGCACAGCTTTTTGAAATTATATAAGTAATTATGCTTGTTATCAGTAATCATGCTTCTTAAAATATTCTaaatcaattttcttacatataAAACATGAAAGTCGCTTCATATTACAGAAGATTATGTTAAACATTCCATTATAGCATAATTATACGTGTACTAATATATAGGTATAGGTTAGTGATTTAGCCTTGAACTTCATGCACGCTTCTTACAATAAAGAACAACGTTTAGTAAAATGTCAGCACAAAGTCAGCTTTTAGGATAGCCTACATTAGATTTAACGGAAATAAGTTTGGTATCGAGTGTCAAAACCTTCTTTACACTTACATTGACAGCCATTCAAACAAAGCATGTCCCACTCTGCTGTACGTTTTCTTTACGAATACCATGACATAAAGTACTCGATAGAGACTAAAGTACTGTAGATGTACAGATACTGCACAGTTTTATCATATTTGTACAGATTCTCTTCTGTGTGAATAAGTCTTCTCACAGTTCCAGCACCGCAGGGGGTTCTGGGTAATGTTACGGCCACTCCAAGCGGGATTGTTGCAAACACGTCTCACAAATACTTGCCGGCTACGCAACCCCTAAAAAATGCAGACTTCTTACAAAAAAGCACAAGGGACTTTAAACTTTGATCCAAACCAAAATGCATTACGGCTGCAGATGCGGACTCGCAATTGTGAGCTGGCTTATTCTCAGACATTGCAGTGTTCTTACATCAAGTTTCTTGAGTTCAATAAACATGTATGCATGGCCGGATAACTTCTGTCGTCCTGTACCTGCAATTCGAACGCATTTCTCATCACTGTGTTTAGCTAGATGCCcgacaaaatctgattttcgagCAACTGATTAATTCTACTGCTCACACATGTAGGATTGTTATTCAGCaatgtgggttctcatatggcTGGATAGGCAACGCTTGTCAGCTGTCCAGTACCCGCActctccgcacatgtagggtttctcaccagtgtgtttggctagatggctgtccaaggTGGATTTAcgtgctgcagaataatcacacaggtcacacttgaagggtttctcacctgtgtgggttctcatatgtctggataggctaCGCTTGTcggctgtcctgtacccgcactccccacacatgtagggtttctcaccagtgtgctttgctagatggctgtccaaggTGGATTttagtgcagcagaataatcacactggtcacacttgaagggtttctcaccagtatgggttctcatatgtctggaaaAGTGAgacttgtgagctgtcctgtaaccacactcctcacacatgtagggtttttctccagagtgttttgctagatggctgtccaagtCAGATTTCTGGGCTGAagaataatcgcactggtcacacttgaagggtttctcaccagaatGAGttatcatatgtctggataggtggGACTTGCGAGCtgttctgtatccacactcgtcacatatgtagggtttttcaccagtgtgagttctcatatgccTGGATAGGACatgcttgtgagctgtcctgaacccgcactccACACACaagtagggtttttctccagagtgtttggctagatgtttgTATAGAGAGGATTTACAtgttgcagaataatcacattggtcacactggaagggtttttctcctgtgtggattCTCATGTGTTCGGATAAGtgagaattgttagttgttttgtacccacactcgccacacatgtagggtttcttacCGCTGTGGTTTGCTAAATGGCTGTCCAAATTGTATTTCTGTGCGGCGgcgtagtcacactggtcacatttgtagggtttttcaccagtatgagttctcatatgtctggataggacatacttgtgagctgtcctgaacccgcactccccacacatgtagggtttctcaccagaatGTTTGGCTGCTAGATGTTGGTCTAAATCACCTTTCtgagcagcagaatagtcacactggtcacacttgtagggtttttcaccagtatgggtcctcatatgttttgataagtgagacttttgagtagtcctgtacccgcatttcccacacatgtatggtttttcaccagtgtgggtTTTCATATGTTTGGCTAGGTTACTCCAGTCTATTGTCCTGTagccacactctccacacatgtagggtttatcaTCAGTATGTGTTTCTGGCTGACTTTCCAAACTGGTTTTGGTTCCAGTTGGCTGGTCTTCAACGTTGCTTGCATCTCTGTCCCATAAAACTTCAGTAGGATACCCATCACAGATGTTCTTTGGAGACCCATAACTTGCCTCTGCCATGTCAGTAACCTAACGGActaataaaggctttgacttgacttgacaagaAATCTGAAAAGAGGAAAGTCATCTATTGAAAATATAAGTCAACAGTGCATTTTTACGCTGATCCAAAAATGGGAAGTTGCTACAAATGTCCAGTCCCCACTCCCATCGTAATGACGCCAAAAACTGACCCACTTGTGCTCGTTCCTTACTGAACCCCCGTTTCACAAATCTGTTATACAAACCGTTTTTCCGTTGACCACGCATGCATGCACATTCGCTTTttatttttacatgttttttatTGTAGTTTGTGTCCCTTCTGTGATACTATATCATCCTTCTTGGAACGTTCTAATAAAAACGGCCATTTTGTCCAGAAAGGAGTGACGTGtggtttcgcccccctcccccattttctCACCCCGAAAAATCTTACATTCCGTCCAAATGTGGCCCGTATATCTATAATGGAAACGACCTATACATCCTCTGATTCACGGTATGGTAGATATTCAGCAGaactcaagttcttacctgcttcTGGTGTTAATTGTAGCCTCACAATCCTGCAAGCGTCTTCTGGCGAAACAGCGGGTGGAAGGTGAACTTCgcgtggggtgaaaggtcacatTTTGTGCCTGGTTACCCAGTAAATTTGTTAGTGTGCGGGAAGTTCTGCCTGTATTGTAGAACGCTTGCCCCAATCCGCTGGccttttgtcttatttttgtttgtgtcattttctttcttgGTTTACTCCCTTTTGTTTACTCAAGAAAGGACTGTTAGACCTAGAAAAATAACATATTTACACCCATAGAGCGTCGTTATTAGGGTTACCAACcattgtaacctttgaccttgccaACTCTCTGATAAAATGTCGTGCTGGTGCCGGGATGAGCGATAGAAATGTAATATCTGCTCTCAGCTATGGCCATGTCAGTACGTAAGCGGTGCCCTCCAAGTGCACAGCTGGTACTGTTGGAGAATTCTTCATAACGATAAACACTCCAGGTGCAGCATCATTATAAGTGTCCCAATATGTAGTGTATAGGCTAGTGAATAAGTGAGATAATAAACATCACAGCCTTTTACTTTATACACACTTGTTATACTCAAGCGCAACATTCAGTAGGACGTCAATACAAAGGCATCCGTCAGGATAGCCCATATCAGGTTTAACGGAAATATTCTTTAGTTAGAGTACTTCTAACAAACAGTTTCAGTAACCACAGACATAAAGTTCTTGATAGAGACT encodes the following:
- the LOC136424373 gene encoding zinc finger protein 84-like, with translation MAEAGDGSPTAVDQSFCDGSPTGVLGDKHQSNVEDHPTKSIASLDEKPSEHSVEKPFMCDECGYRTAHKHHLSKHMRTHTGEKLYKCDQCDYSAAQKYYLDRHLVKHTGEKPYMCGECGYRTAHKHHLSKHMRTHTGEKPYKCDQCDYSAAEKSTLNNHLAKHAGDKPFMCGECGYRSADRGSLYRHMRTHTGEKPYKCDQCDYSAAQKCNLDSHLAKHSGEKPLMCDECGYRTVNKSHMSRHMRTHTGEKPYKCDQCDYSAAEKSTLDNHVAKHTGEKPYICGECNYRTTKKSHLSQHMRTHTGEKPYKCDQCDYSAAKKSTLNSHLDKHTGEKPYKCGKCGYRTAQKLKLSIHMRTHTGEKPYKCDQCDYSAAQKSNLDRHLAKHSGEKTFMCGECGYRATQKSHLSKHMRCHTGVKPYKCGQCDYSAAQKYTLKRHLTKHSGEKPFTCGKCGFRTARKHNLSIHMKTHTGGKP
- the LOC136427229 gene encoding zinc finger protein 665-like, with the translated sequence MAEASYGSPKNICDGYPTEVLWDRDASNVEDQPTGTKTSLESQPETHTDDKPYMCGECGYRTIDWSNLAKHMKTHTGEKPYMCGKCGYRTTQKSHLSKHMRTHTGEKPYKCDQCDYSAAQKGDLDQHLAAKHSGEKPYMCGECGFRTAHKYVLSRHMRTHTGEKPYKCDQCDYAAAQKYNLDSHLANHSGKKPYMCGECGYKTTNNSHLSEHMRIHTGEKPFQCDQCDYSATCKSSLYKHLAKHSGEKPYLCVECGFRTAHKHVLSRHMRTHTGEKPYICDECGYRTARKSHLSRHMITHSGEKPFKCDQCDYSSAQKSDLDSHLAKHSGEKPYMCEECGYRTAHKSHFSRHMRTHTGEKPFKCDQCDYSAALKSTLDSHLAKHTGEKPYMCGECGYRTADKRSLSRHMRTHTGEKPFKCDLCDYSAARKSTLDSHLAKHTGEKPYMCGECGYWTADKRCLSSHMRTHIAE